TTTCCAGGTTCCAAAGTTCATTCACTTTGATTGCTATATTCTATTTGTTTTAGCTCCATCCCTAATGTTGGCAATTAGTTCATTTAAACTAAATGTACAGTCCAATTTATAGTTACATCTAAACAGTTGACAATTTCTGTTTCATCTCTTTTGTTCCTTACTAGAGGTGCAGCGGAAAAGAGACATAGTGAAAGAACatgtgacagaggacatgttgAAAGAGGTCACAGATATCTCCATCTCTGAGACAGACAGCATTTCACTGCTGGACATACCTAGCACTTTTGTGTCAGTGGATGCTGATGATGCAGAAGCTACCATGTGAGTGAAGTAATGTGTATTACGAATGAATACACAAAGGAAAGACACACCACTCTTAATCTTTCTGAACGGCAAACAAGACAGAGAATGACATGCGCTTCTCCATGAAACTAATGCTGTCTCTGACGGTAAAATGGAAAGGAGTTCTATCTAATGgtcagtaatatatatatatacttgtctTTGGTTTTAACCATCTTCTCCTTGTTTATACAGGGAGAGAAACAATCAGTATGCTGAGCTGTGCAGAAACAGAATGGGCAATGATAAGTATGTGGATCAATCGGTGCAGACATTGAATGGAGCagctaaaaacaaacaggtcCAGAGCGACAGCATAATGATGGTGGACTCAGGTTAGGCTCATTATTTTCCCttggagttgttgttggaaaCAAGGCAGATAagggatttaaaaataataatcaggtTCTGACATTCAAGGCCTTGGCCTTgagttaatacaaataacaatcaagtattcaaaaataaaaaaagtacaatcGAAATATGAAAGatattgtgaaaaataaaagaggtgTGCACCTCCACAATGACTGTGAGTGCAACTGTTGGTTTACAAAGAACTAGTAGAGGGGGGaaatgctgcttcctgtcagacaggaaaCCCTGTGTCCAGCAACAGAGGCTGGATGATGGTATGAAAGGTAGCGCAAAAGTCCCCAAAAGGGGTCCTTAGGAGTCCAGGTTCTGGGTGATAAAATGATGGGCCACGTTGACTGCATCATAGAGACATAATGGCTCTGTAGGTGAACTGTAGTGGTTCCAGGTTCCATGCGCTCAAACAGCTCCGTAAGCACCGGGGTGAGGGCTGTTAAGTGGTCCTCAAGCCTCGGTTATCCTCCCAAACCAAGGTGTTCATGGACTGCTGCAAACATCGCAGATGCGTAAAACTTTACAGTCCAAGTCCGCCTGAAAATCCTTTCCAGCTTAACTGGTCCACTGCTGTGATCCCCTCAACAACAGAATGTTTTAAATTCCGCGAGGACAATAACTAATAAGTCTGGGTTTGTCCGCTCCACACACAGTATCTGGTTGCTGTGCCTCCTGCACGTTGACCTGAATGAAAGAAACAAGCTCACAGGGGAGTAAAAGGGTTAACAGGTAGTCAGCTGGTACCATACTACACATAATCAGCTTTAAGGTAACAGATTTAGAATATGGATTTCTTTTTAGAATACCCTTGTTCCAGAGATACAGATAATTGATTTACTACTGTATAAATTAGTCATGTCAAGTATCTTAATTATTATTGTGTCAAACAAAACAGTGAAGCATTCTCTGATTCATGTATGCAGAGTATAACAAGGGGTAGAACAGCGAGAAATAGTTGCTCATGATAAATAGATATTGATGAGATGGACAGTCTGCACTTCTTaagcaatacaatataatgttagaacacacaatttaatataatagaaaagtaaaacaaatctgAAATTATTCACATTGGGAAGCGTAAAAAAACAGTTCCTTGTTGCTCAGTTGATAAAccaagtaattattgcacctaTGAATTCAGACAGTTAGTGGATGTTTTTCTATTGAGATGGAGTCTTTATCAATAGTCTTTTCAGGCGGACAGTCATTAACATGTGTCCATGCCCACAGCCACCACTGTTACCACCTGGGACATGTATGACTCTCTGATCAGCCCCGAGCAGTGTGAGGAGCTGTGCAGCCAGGAACTAAGGAGGGCTGACTGTCCGGAGGTGGGAGTGGACACCAGCAGGGGTGCAGAGAGGAGCGTGTCAGTGGGCAGCACAGCCAGTTCAGGTAACAGTGAAGGAGGCTGGACATGATGCTGCTTCCGTCTGGGTTTGATTGGGTGTAATTTCATTCCAATTAACCTTTTGATCTCTTGGTGTTATTCAGACAATATATAATTACAAAGCAACTATATTCTTCCTTTCATGATTCACAGTTCAAGTCATATGCATTCTTACAGTTTCTTAAAAGTGGCATTGAGGAGAGCTCTGCAATTGCATGTATCATTTTCTTGTATTTCTCTTCAGCTGCTAGCTCATTGAAAGAAGTGGAAGCATTTGGGAGCGGTCTAAATGCTGAGTCAGACCTGCAGCTGATCATGTTGTCTGAGAGATTCCATCACAGCTTGCTAGTAATGGAGAGGAGCATACTGGGAAACACTTTCCAACCCAAGCTGGCTGCTTACAGACAGCTGCCTGTAACCCACGGTAAAGTCAGCTCATCAGCAGCACTGATACACAACAAGATATACAATACAcacaaattcaattcagtttattttgtatagcccaatatcacaaattacaaattctcctcagagggctttacaatctgtacacataagacatccctgtcccaggacctcacatcggatcaggaaaaactcacaaatagaaaaaaacctttcacagggagaaaaagggaagaaaccttcattagtgcaacagaggaggatccctctccccggatggacagaagcaatagatgtcatgtgtacagaatgaacagcattacagagttacaacacattcaatgaatatgacagaaatttatgaataatgagtagtcggtatggaccacgatccagaccccCACAATCTTTGCGGTCATGGGttggctgtggctcagtgggtAGAGTGGTTCTTCCATAAACCACAAGGTTGGTGGTCCAATCCCAGCTGTCCACAAGTGTCCTCAAGTGATCCCTAAAACAGCCCATTGCTCCTGTTGCTGAGGCTAGGTTAAATCCAGAGGTCATAGttcctgtctgtacctgtatgtatgtatgtatgtatgtatgtatgtatgtatgtatgtatgtatgtatgtacgtacgtATGTATGTGACGATGGAAATGGAGttgcagtgtttttggaatgatTGTATCAGAACCAGACAGTCTGGTGCAGCCTGGGAtggtggagcagagggaggaggatacCCACAGCCCTCCATCTCCTGCCGTGGAGCGTCTCTGGACTTTCAGCTGTGAGCTCAGCAGAGGACGCAGCGTACACACCATGGCATGGAACAAGAAGAACCCGGTAACAGACTTAttagaaaatgtaatacatGTGTAGATCATGCCTGATGTATGTCACTGCAGATGACAACATTTTGTTAGTctctattattatttaaaaggtTGTTCACCagaatcacacaaacacatcttttcctcTTAACCCCAGTCGTGGTTGCTGGGAACTGTTAAAGGAACACTTCACCCCAAAATGATCATGTGTATATAACTTGCTCTCCCTGTGTTACCTTGAATTCTTTAAGTAAATGGGGGTCTTGATGAATTGAAGTGAACAACGGCAAAACTATATGAAAACATCCGTTCAGAAACGCTCACACAACAGGTGCGGTATAATCCAAGTCTCACCTATCCAGTCGTATGCTCACTACTTCACAAACACTTGCATCTTCACTAAAACCTTACTATTCAACATACTTCTGCATAAACAGTCTCAAACTTGCTTTGGCACATGAGTCCAAAGTGCTTaatgtattagctgctctgcactggctccctgtaaaatcaagaatcacatttcaaattcttctcctcacctacaaagccttgattggtgatgcaccatcatatcttaaggagcttgtagtaccatattgccccactagagagctgcgctcactaaatgcggggctactcgtggttcctagagtcctaaaaagtaggatgggagccagagccttcagttatcaagcttctcttttaaggaaccagcttccactttcagtccgggagtcacctcatttaagaacagacttaagactttcctcttttaatagtgcttatagttagggctgaatcaggtttgccccgATCCAGCctctagatatgctgctataggcataatgagggatgttttaggatacactgagcacctcttctctcttctccttatgtatgaatttacatctcttcattgtacattactaactctacttcttccccggagtctttgtgccttctcgcctctcAGGTTTCCAttggtcctggctcctgccatggccctgctgatgcccctcctccctttctccttctgtttacatggatcgcggttatctggatcgtggtcattgcctactactcattattcataatttctgtcatattcattgaatgtgttgtaactctgtaacgctgttcatctgcacacatgacatctattgcttctgtccatccggggagagggatcctcctctgttgctatacagaattgaattgaattgaatgaataagGTTTGAGCACTAGAGACATGAATTATACTGAGAGTTTGTAAAGGGACGTGAATTTTCTTTCTCCAATATTCCTTTATTCACATTTTGCAACAGTTTAAGGGCATTAACAACAACGATAACCTCAGCCAACTCATCCTGCACTGGAACTACTTTCTGCGAAACTCTAATTAAACTGTTCCCAGCTGACAGAAATAGTTGTTCACTAAGAGAGGTCTCCTTGTGCTCGGCTTTTTCTGCTAGGACCTTTTGGCAGTGGGCTATGGAGAGTTTGGCTTCAGTAACCAGAAACCAGGCCTGGTGTGCTGCTGGTCTCTCAAAAATCCAACGGTATGACTTTCCTTTATTTAGCTTCAGGGCTCCATGTCTCCCCAGCAGTATGCAGAAGGTTCACTGAGTGCCAGCTGTCCATTCCAGATGTTGTCATGTGTCCCCTCTGCAGTGGCCTGAGCGGGCCATCCAGTGTGACAGCGCTGTGACTTCCCTAGATTTCTCATCCAATAACCCCAGTCAGCTGGCTGTGGGCATGCAAGACGGCAGCATTGCTATCTACAATGTGAAGAATCAAGAAAGCGAGTCATGTGTCCTCAGCAGTAGgtgaggattgtgtgtgtggacagctCAGCTCTTACATCACACATGAAGAGAATGTTCTTTACTTCTGTGTGTAGTGAATGTCCCAACAGACACTTGGATCCAGTGTGGCAGCTCAGATGGACCCAGCAAGAGTTGAGCccgacaggagaggaggagatagagTCCCTCTTTTCTGTGGCTGCAGACGGCCGGATCAGCAAGTGGTTTATCTGCAGGAGTGGCCTCGACTGCATAGGTACTGTACTCAGCACCAGCCCATGGCTTTACTATTGTCAAATCAGCTTGACATGTTGTGGCAACTCGGGGGACGTGGAGGCAATATTCAGGACTAAAACAGGAGACTCAGAGACAGTAATCACGTAACAAAAAGTGTCCTTTAATAAATAGGTTAGGGTAAAGGGGGATGGGGTCAAACTCCCGCTCGGGGTCTTTGGCCTCCGGTCTACACCCGGTGTGAGACGGTTCCTTCGTCCTGTgggcagagcagaggagagaggtgagtcTGCTGGATTACCTCCTGTCCGATGCAGCTCCTCTCCAGAGGTTCAGGAGATTCTCGTAGCCTCCCGTACagtctgtctgctgctgcagcccagCTCTGTGAACATATACTGCTCACTTTAATTAGCTGATGGGCTGCAGGTGTGACTAATGCCACGTGCCTAGTGGCTGCAGCACCTGCACTGGATAGTAGACTCCCTCTAGCACCTCCCCTAACCTGAGCTTGGGGATCCGCCCCCTATGCTGTGTCTGCTCAGCTTTTCCCCTGGTTTGCCACAGTGTATAGTgttaaaaaactgaaaaaactaACTCAGAAGGAACCATAATTGTAATGTAACCCAATCATGAAGAGAAACACCTTTCTAACCTGCTTAGAACAGTTTAAAGGACAAGAAGCAACAATGTAGGCAATGGCAGTTCTGTCAATACACCGGATTGGTTTGATTTTGTTGACAAAATTatggaaaataatgtgtttgtcaTGTTGGTACTGCAAAGggacaaatacatttaatacttGTTCCCCATGTTCTACTGTTACAAACTGGAATtcaaatatacttaaataaaaCTTTTTTCCCCATTTGATCAACACAACATGCATAGTACTTTCAAGGTGCAAATTaccttttattgtgaaaccaATAATAATGAGAGAAAAAATGTGTTGGATGCAcaagtacccccccccccctcccccgaatCAATACTTGGTAGAACCCCCTATCGCTGCAGTTACAGCTGCAAGTCTTTTGGGGTATGTCTCTCTCTACCAGCTTTGCACATCTAGAGATGGACATATTTGTTCATTCTTCTTGGTAAAAAAAGCTGAAGCTCAGTCAGATTGGATGGAGACCGTCTGTGAACAGCAATTTAAGTCTTGCCATACATTCTCTATCGGAATTAGGTCTGTGCTTTGACTCCACCATTTTAAGACAATAACATGCTTTGATCTAAACCATTCTGGCTGTATGTTTAGGGTCATTGTCCTGCTGGAAGATGAACCTCCGCCACAGTCTCAAGTCTTTTGCAGACTGCATCAGATCTTCTTCAATTACCCTGTATTTGGCTCTATCCTTCTTTTCCTCAGTACCCGCCGAAGAGAAgtatccccacagcatgatgctaccaccaccatgtttcacTAAATGGTGTGCTCTGAGTGATATTCTTTCCATTTTCTGATGATGGATTTTATGGTACTCCGTGAGATGTTCAAAACTTCCTCTGTCCTGGCACATTGGAGCAGGAAAAACTTCCCCCAAATAAACCTTTCATGACAGTAATAGTCAATGATTATGAcataaattattcatataatgagagtagtagttatgatgaaaaagttacaactaccaacaataacagcaacagtggacatagtagaataataatgataattaaagctgcaatcaGCGAtatgcgggtcctcgttcctccacGCACGACGGGGTTACTGGCAGGACGCCGGCTCCCTCGACCGAGAACGCAGGCCGCTGGTCTGACATTTTAccgtttgtcacgtaacgctgATTTCCTTTCGCCAGTATGTGGTGCTTTGACTGAGTGAAAATAGGCTTGTCAATATCCTCAGACCGTGACTTTTATCAACCATGACAAGTTTGGGCCAGATTCGAGGAAGTCCAGGGAAGCCAGTAGATGGCGCTATGAGAATGTGGACATATACATGTGTTATGGATCTCTACGTGAAATATAGACTACTTcatgtaaattacatgtaaaaAGAAGTGGTGCAAGAAATTAGTCCCAGCTGGGACATGAACACAGGTCTCCTGCTTCCAAAGCATAGTTATAAACCGCAGGGCAACATACCTAGTTGTATACATTGCATTTTTTACTAGACTATGTTTACAACTTTAGAGTATaagaatgtaaaatattttttcagtAGGTGTTTCTATGACAACATTTGAAcgtttcttcatgtaaatgtgctcaGGACTTGAATGGTGTTTTTTGCCGCTGCCGACTTCCGGTACAGTTTAGAGCACGGCCCCAAGAGAATTATTTTGAAGTTAACATGTGTTACAGCCTTCCAAGTTTTATATTGCTATGTCAAACCTACTGCAAGGGCTGCTTTGTCGAAATTTGCTGAAGGTTTGTTTAAattttgtagggggcgctattgAGCCGAATTGCCATTTTGAAGAATGAAATTCATATCATACAACTACATTTAggacagtatatgtgtgtggcaAGTTTGGTTTTGAGCGTTTTTAGTACCCAAAAAGATGTGGCAACACCAAGACAAAGATCCACGGCACGGCAACAGCCTTTTACGAAACAACAagattttaaaattaattattataacatggcctgttagtaaagacccattgataatatctagtagagaggtGATAATTAcaggcaacacatctttaagcagcctcgttgggatggggtccaagagacagacagacggtttagaagtagaaaccgttgaagacaattggtcaaggttgatgggagaaaagccattcCAATATATATTAGAGTTTACAGGTTGCAAATGTGACTTGTGAGGGCAATTGGTCTCACCAGATCTTTGTTAGGGGTTTCACAGTAAAGGGCATATGCACTCAAAACTTCTCTgacttaaatacattttgtgttggTCCATTACATAAAATCCCAATAAAATAAATTTGAAGATGTGGTTATAccatgggctgcacggtggtgtagtggctagcactgtcgcctcacagcaagagggccgcgggttcaattcccggtcggagcggtccttctgtgtggagtttgcatgttctccccgtggcagcgtgggttctctccgggctctccggcttcctcccacagtccaaagacatgctgcaggttaattgatctctaaattgcccataggtgtgaatgtgagagtgaatggttgtatgtccctacatgtgccctcgatggactggcgacctgtccagggtgtcccctgccttcgccctatgtcagctgggataggctccagcgcccccgcgaccctaatgaggataagcggtattgaaaatggatggatggatggatggttataCCATGACAAAATGTAGAAAAGTCCAAGGGGGGTGAATACTCATGCAAGGCCCTGCATATAACCtgatctatccacccatcctaTCTTCTCACAGACCTGATGAAGCTCAAGAAGATCCAGACGACCAAGAAGAAGGTTGGAGGGACCCAGACAGAAAGTGTTCTGTCGGCTCTGACTCCTGGACTGTGTTTTGACTTCCATCCAACAGTAAGTGAGAAATTCTCAACATATATGCAGTTCCTGTGCTTACAACTTGTTTCTGCAGAACATAACATTCACAGATATCTTTTGTGCTAATCCTTTTTTTCTACGGTTGATTTGAAGTGGACTTTGACTTTGTAAATGATTGTTGTCATCATGCATCACACCCGTGTTTCATTGTTGCACCAGGATTCCAGCGTCTACTTGGTTGGCACATGGGAAGGGCTCGTTCACAAGTGCTCCTGTTCCAACAATCAGCAGTTTCTGGAGACTTACAGGAAGCACTTTGTAAGTCCATCAGGATAAATGCCAGCACTCCTTCTGATAAGCAAGTCAAACACAAAAGACCACAAGGCCTCAGAAGctcacatttcatttcatcaaTAGTGATCAATTGTTCAAATCCATTCATGCtatgtcccacaatgcattggCCTTTAGCTGTCTCCTATAAAATGCAGTCAATTGTTTAACTGAAGTGATATTGctacttttttaaattcattttggTTTGTGAATTTTCTGAATAGTAGCACTGTTATGTTTTGATGAACAGGACTTATGAAGGACATGCATTCCACAATCTCAGGGGGAGCCATACGCATCTCTGAGTAGCGTCAGGTTTATATATGAAAGCTCATGACTGAGGAAACATGTCCCCAGCTCAGTTAGTTGTCAAATCCACCAATGATTCAGATCCCTGTTTTAATCAATGAATGCTCACTGAAGgtttcacaaatgtgttttgtgattcATCCAAATGACTCTTGAAATATTTATCAGTGCACACAAAAAGAgttattatatataaacattaatatatatatatatatatatatatatatata
This Cyclopterus lumpus isolate fCycLum1 chromosome 17, fCycLum1.pri, whole genome shotgun sequence DNA region includes the following protein-coding sequences:
- the LOC117747086 gene encoding WD repeat-containing protein 78-like isoform X1, with the translated sequence MSDIAKEERKKRRTLVLRPSSRTINISVSGIQSTRDTNGVIGCPSRKSFSLGGGSKVLEKSALQTPRQVVRVFDEEDNDVTPQPLYQADPAAAQSKASRLFLDEISAGSASDQTTATGSFTMPFSRSIFGSSRISSQSTIESVNEEIEDTFPKRDLPINFPEVQRKRDIVKEHVTEDMLKEVTDISISETDSISLLDIPSTFVSVDADDAEATMERNNQYAELCRNRMGNDKYVDQSVQTLNGAAKNKQVQSDSIMMVDSATTVTTWDMYDSLISPEQCEELCSQELRRADCPEVGVDTSRGAERSVSVGSTASSAASSLKEVEAFGSGLNAESDLQLIMLSERFHHSLLVMERSILGNTFQPKLAAYRQLPVTHEPDSLVQPGMVEQREEDTHSPPSPAVERLWTFSCELSRGRSVHTMAWNKKNPDLLAVGYGEFGFSNQKPGLVCCWSLKNPTWPERAIQCDSAVTSLDFSSNNPSQLAVGMQDGSIAIYNVKNQESESCVLSSSECPNRHLDPVWQLRWTQQELSPTGEEEIESLFSVAADGRISKWFICRSGLDCIDLMKLKKIQTTKKKVGGTQTESVLSALTPGLCFDFHPTDSSVYLVGTWEGLVHKCSCSNNQQFLETYRKHFCPVNCITWSPLSPDVFLSCSSDWTIQLWKQDRHHPMLGFSSTQTAVCDIKWSPKWATVFGAVNEGQLAIWDLNSSLLEPIIVQPAAAGVKMKSLLFATQTDCVLVGDSDGQVAVYQLKNLSVGESSQVDILEGIIRSAAPKQL
- the LOC117747086 gene encoding WD repeat-containing protein 78-like isoform X2; this encodes MPFSRSIFGSSRISSQSTIESVNEEIEDTFPKRDLPINFPEVQRKRDIVKEHVTEDMLKEVTDISISETDSISLLDIPSTFVSVDADDAEATMERNNQYAELCRNRMGNDKYVDQSVQTLNGAAKNKQVQSDSIMMVDSATTVTTWDMYDSLISPEQCEELCSQELRRADCPEVGVDTSRGAERSVSVGSTASSAASSLKEVEAFGSGLNAESDLQLIMLSERFHHSLLVMERSILGNTFQPKLAAYRQLPVTHEPDSLVQPGMVEQREEDTHSPPSPAVERLWTFSCELSRGRSVHTMAWNKKNPDLLAVGYGEFGFSNQKPGLVCCWSLKNPTWPERAIQCDSAVTSLDFSSNNPSQLAVGMQDGSIAIYNVKNQESESCVLSSSECPNRHLDPVWQLRWTQQELSPTGEEEIESLFSVAADGRISKWFICRSGLDCIDLMKLKKIQTTKKKVGGTQTESVLSALTPGLCFDFHPTDSSVYLVGTWEGLVHKCSCSNNQQFLETYRKHFCPVNCITWSPLSPDVFLSCSSDWTIQLWKQDRHHPMLGFSSTQTAVCDIKWSPKWATVFGAVNEGQLAIWDLNSSLLEPIIVQPAAAGVKMKSLLFATQTDCVLVGDSDGQVAVYQLKNLSVGESSQVDILEGIIRSAAPKQL